AAAGTTGCTTCCTCCGCCGGCGCAGCCTATAACAACGTCCACCTTCTTTTCGTTGGCTATCTCAAGTTGTTTCTTAGCTTCAAGTCCGATAATTGTCTGGTGCAGCATTACATGGTTGAGCACGCTTCCCAGGGAGTACCTGGTTTCACCCGATGTGTCGGTGACCGCCTCTTCAACAGCCTCGCTGATTGCTATGCCCAGGCTGCCCGGAGTGTCGGGGTTTTCGGCAAGGATATCGCGGCCCGATTTGGTCTCGTTACTGGGACTTGCAATGCAGTTGGCGCCCCAGGTCCTCATCATGAGCTTCCTGAAGGGCTTCTGGTCAAAGCTTATCCTCACCATATACACCTTGCATTCAAGTCCGAGCAACGAACACGCGAAAGCAAGCGCACTGCCCCATTGGCCGGCACCTGTTTCGGTAACAAGTTTCTTTATTCCGAACTCCTTGTTGTACCATGCCTGCGCAACAGCCGTATTCGGCTTGTGGCTGCCTGCCGGGGAAATGCTTTCATTCTTATAATATATACGTGCCGGGGTGTTCAGTGCCTTTTCCAGGAACCGGGCGCGGACAAGCGGGGAGGGCCTCCACCTGAAAAGCATCTCAAGTATGCCTTCGGGTATATCGATCCATCTTTGAGTGCTGACCTCTTGTTCTACCAGGTTCATCGGGAATACCGGTGCGAGCATGTCGGGGGTTACCGGCTTCCCGTCCGGCCCCAGGGGAGGGTTCATTTGTCCCGGAAGGTCTGCAGCGAGGTTGTACCACTGCCTGGGCATATCCTTCTCGCTCAGAAAAATTTTGTAACTCTTGTCCATTGATTTAATTATTAATAGGTTAATAAAAAAAGGGCATGTTTTTCACAACATGCCCCCGGTTAATTAAAAAGGTTTTATGATTACTGGTCCGTACCAGGCATGCTGCTCTTCTTGGTCCTCACGAACCAAAACCAGCGCCACCACCATACATGAACCAGGCTGTTCATTTTATTTCATTTGTTATACCGCGACAAACATATGAAAATAATTTGTAGGTGCAAATATTTCGCAAAATAATTATCTTTAAAATACCAAAACGCTTATTTCAGTATTGCATTAAAGTATTTTGTTTAACTTGTTTTTTATTAACTTGTCCGCATTCAGTGCTGATCCTATTATTTTAAACTTAAATACCCAAACCATGACCCAGATGCAAAACCCCCTTTCAAGAAGGAAGTTTCT
The Marinilabiliales bacterium DNA segment above includes these coding regions:
- a CDS encoding TrpB-like pyridoxal phosphate-dependent enzyme, whose translation is MDKSYKIFLSEKDMPRQWYNLAADLPGQMNPPLGPDGKPVTPDMLAPVFPMNLVEQEVSTQRWIDIPEGILEMLFRWRPSPLVRARFLEKALNTPARIYYKNESISPAGSHKPNTAVAQAWYNKEFGIKKLVTETGAGQWGSALAFACSLLGLECKVYMVRISFDQKPFRKLMMRTWGANCIASPSNETKSGRDILAENPDTPGSLGIAISEAVEEAVTDTSGETRYSLGSVLNHVMLHQTIIGLEAKKQLEIANEKKVDVVIGCAGGGSNFAGISFPFVYDKINGAEIDIIPVEPTSCPTLTRAPFHYDHGDTAGMTPLLAMHTLGHSFIPPPIHAGGLRYHGISPLISHSVKQGLMNPQAIDQLECYEAAITFATTEGIIVAPETGHAVAQAIREAKKAREEGREKVILFNLSGHGLMDLVGYDKYLNGELTDHSMSEEDLKKFTEVLKNYPNPQ